From one Ferrovibrio sp. MS7 genomic stretch:
- a CDS encoding ABC transporter ATP-binding protein — MQATAEVSEAMAGADAGRPLLVLEGVSKRFGSLQALADISLDFHAGEVHCLLGENGAGKSTLCNLIFGTHAPDTGFMRYQGREWLPSGPAEALTSGIAMVHQHFSVVPRMSVVENLMLGQVRGVLKHKDYAARIRELGKRYDLAVDPDAIVGELSVGERQRVEIVKCLMREPRLLVLDEPTAVLPPEEIGALLDIVRRVADDGRAVIMVTHKLAEIAKVADRVSVLRGGRKITTVRMAEAQMGDLVRAMVGREVVSLESALQASLAEIASPPTADDDKPKPFALICDGLTVKDRTGAVRLDNFTLEIRAGEVIGLAGVEGNGQSELGRVLAGLLKPSAGRFHIGDEDLTEAGPAAVTAAGGGIVPEDRHAVACVTGMSVAENIFLNKLGDFTRFGMLQRGAMTTAAKELMTQYDVRAASAEVAFGGLSGGNQQKAVLARELTLKKLVFLLAAQPTRGLDIGAVEAVYRNIRAAAARGVGVLLISSELDELIAASDRILVLYRGRVIGEKPARMDQREAIGALMSGHAA, encoded by the coding sequence ATGCAGGCCACAGCCGAGGTATCGGAAGCAATGGCGGGGGCCGATGCCGGTCGGCCCCTGCTGGTGCTTGAAGGTGTCTCGAAACGCTTCGGCAGCCTGCAGGCGCTGGCCGATATCAGCCTGGATTTCCATGCCGGCGAGGTGCATTGCCTGCTCGGCGAAAACGGCGCCGGCAAATCCACACTCTGCAATCTGATCTTCGGCACCCATGCGCCGGATACCGGCTTCATGCGCTATCAGGGCCGCGAATGGTTGCCGAGCGGTCCCGCCGAAGCCCTGACCAGCGGCATCGCCATGGTGCACCAGCATTTCAGCGTCGTGCCGCGCATGAGCGTGGTGGAAAACCTGATGCTCGGCCAGGTGCGCGGCGTGCTAAAGCACAAGGATTATGCCGCGCGCATCCGCGAACTGGGCAAACGCTACGACCTTGCGGTCGATCCCGATGCCATTGTCGGCGAATTGTCGGTTGGCGAACGTCAGCGCGTCGAAATCGTGAAATGCCTGATGCGTGAGCCGCGCCTGCTGGTGCTGGATGAACCCACCGCCGTGTTGCCGCCGGAGGAAATCGGCGCGCTGCTGGATATCGTACGCCGCGTGGCTGACGATGGCCGCGCGGTGATCATGGTGACGCATAAACTGGCCGAGATCGCCAAGGTGGCGGACCGCGTCAGCGTGCTGCGCGGCGGCCGCAAGATCACCACCGTGCGCATGGCGGAAGCCCAGATGGGTGACCTGGTGCGCGCCATGGTCGGTCGCGAAGTGGTGTCGCTGGAAAGTGCGCTACAGGCCAGTCTGGCCGAGATTGCGTCGCCACCCACTGCGGATGACGACAAGCCCAAGCCCTTCGCCCTGATCTGCGACGGCCTGACGGTGAAGGACCGTACCGGCGCCGTACGGCTGGATAATTTCACGCTGGAAATCCGGGCCGGCGAAGTGATCGGCTTGGCCGGCGTGGAAGGCAACGGGCAATCCGAGCTTGGCCGCGTGCTGGCAGGATTGCTGAAGCCCAGCGCCGGGCGGTTCCATATCGGCGATGAGGATCTGACCGAAGCCGGGCCGGCGGCGGTGACGGCGGCCGGCGGCGGCATCGTGCCGGAGGATCGCCATGCGGTCGCCTGCGTCACCGGCATGAGCGTGGCGGAGAATATCTTCCTCAACAAGCTCGGCGACTTCACCCGCTTCGGCATGCTGCAGCGTGGCGCCATGACCACGGCGGCGAAGGAACTGATGACGCAATATGATGTGCGCGCCGCCTCCGCCGAGGTCGCTTTCGGCGGCCTTTCCGGCGGCAACCAGCAGAAGGCCGTGCTGGCGCGCGAACTGACCCTGAAGAAGCTGGTTTTCCTGCTCGCTGCGCAGCCCACACGCGGCCTGGATATTGGTGCCGTGGAAGCGGTCTACCGTAATATTCGCGCCGCCGCGGCACGCGGCGTCGGCGTGCTGCTGATTTCCAGCGAACTCGATGAACTGATCGCGGCCTCCGACCGAATCCTGGTGCTGTATCGCGGCCGGGTGATCGGTGAGAAACCGGCACGGATGGACCAGCGCGAAGCCATCGGCGCCCTGATGTCGGGACACGCTGCATGA
- a CDS encoding cysteine hydrolase family protein: protein MAKPSKKSAAKLKPLSAPGAYYAWGASASHIDMATPAPAPKPVTVKAAPQNITFDAKRTAMIVIDMQNDFCAPGGWVDHIGGDYRPDRAPIKPLQKLLPVLRKARIPVIWVNWGNRPDLANMPPNQIHLYKNSGSGVGLGDPLPGSGARVLEKDSWAAAVVDELEQKPEDIKVDKYRISGFWDTPLDSILRNLGIRTVLFSGVNTDQCVLHSLTDANFLGYGCVLVEDCCATSSPAFCTEATVWNVKKCFGFVTKSATLIKALG from the coding sequence ATGGCCAAACCGAGCAAGAAATCCGCTGCCAAGCTGAAGCCGCTATCGGCACCCGGTGCCTATTATGCCTGGGGCGCCAGCGCGAGCCATATCGACATGGCGACCCCGGCCCCGGCGCCAAAGCCGGTGACCGTGAAGGCAGCGCCGCAGAACATCACTTTCGATGCCAAGCGCACGGCGATGATCGTGATCGATATGCAGAACGATTTCTGCGCGCCCGGCGGCTGGGTGGATCATATCGGCGGCGACTACCGGCCGGACCGCGCCCCGATCAAGCCGCTGCAGAAGCTGCTGCCGGTTTTGCGCAAGGCCAGGATTCCGGTGATCTGGGTCAATTGGGGCAACCGGCCGGATCTCGCCAACATGCCGCCGAACCAGATTCATCTCTACAAGAATTCCGGCAGTGGCGTCGGCCTGGGCGATCCGCTGCCCGGCAGCGGCGCGCGGGTGCTGGAAAAGGATAGCTGGGCGGCGGCGGTGGTCGATGAACTTGAGCAGAAGCCGGAAGACATCAAGGTCGACAAATACCGCATCAGCGGCTTCTGGGACACGCCGCTGGATTCCATCCTGCGCAACCTCGGTATCCGCACGGTGCTGTTCTCCGGCGTCAACACTGATCAATGCGTGCTGCACAGCCTCACTGATGCGAATTTCCTCGGCTATGGCTGCGTGCTGGTGGAGGATTGCTGCGCCACCTCGTCGCCGGCCTTCTGCACCGAGGCGACAGTGTGGAACGTGAAGAAATGCTTCGGCTTTGTCACCAAGTCGGCCACCCTCATTAAAGCCCTGGGGTGA
- a CDS encoding ABC transporter permease: MTAIALSRPALTRTALRLAVPLGATTIALLFGLLMIALSGRSVPDAVAAFIDGAIGSPFAFGASVNRAVALAMVGFGFIIANRANLTNVGGEGQIAVGGIAATAVALYGGVQGLPLGLAVLLPLLAGAFCGAVWGAIAGVMKVRFGTNEVISTLLLGFIALLFVYWSVQSDNLLRQPRNSSATLPESLPIPEATQLPLLTPDPESPLHIGLVICILCGIATAVMLGRSTFGLKLRAVGLNELAARRAGMPCDMLLIAALGLAGALGGLAGATMIQGEQYYLKTGFSSGYGFDGLVVGLLSRGSAIGVLAGALFFGFLRSGGISMEIMAQVPAALTLVIQGLIVIAVAGSVILSERLAGEAK; encoded by the coding sequence ATGACAGCTATTGCGCTTTCTCGCCCCGCCCTCACCCGTACCGCGCTGCGTCTGGCGGTGCCACTCGGCGCCACTACCATCGCGCTGCTGTTCGGCCTGCTGATGATCGCCCTGTCGGGCCGCTCGGTGCCCGATGCGGTGGCGGCCTTCATCGATGGCGCCATCGGCTCGCCGTTTGCGTTTGGTGCCTCGGTGAACCGCGCCGTAGCGCTGGCCATGGTCGGCTTCGGCTTCATTATTGCCAACCGTGCCAATCTTACCAATGTCGGCGGCGAAGGCCAGATCGCCGTGGGTGGTATCGCCGCCACCGCCGTGGCGCTCTATGGCGGCGTGCAGGGCCTGCCGCTGGGCCTTGCCGTGCTGCTGCCACTGCTGGCCGGTGCATTCTGCGGTGCTGTCTGGGGCGCAATCGCCGGTGTGATGAAAGTGCGCTTTGGCACCAATGAAGTGATCAGTACGCTGTTGCTAGGCTTCATCGCGCTGCTGTTCGTCTATTGGTCCGTGCAGTCCGACAACCTGCTGCGCCAGCCACGCAATTCCTCGGCAACGCTTCCGGAATCGCTGCCAATTCCGGAAGCCACGCAATTGCCGCTGCTGACGCCCGATCCGGAATCGCCGCTGCATATCGGCTTGGTAATCTGCATTCTCTGCGGCATCGCCACCGCCGTGATGCTCGGTCGCTCTACTTTCGGCCTGAAACTGCGCGCCGTGGGCTTGAATGAATTGGCCGCGCGCCGCGCCGGCATGCCCTGCGACATGCTGCTGATCGCCGCCCTCGGCCTCGCCGGCGCGCTCGGCGGTCTGGCCGGCGCCACCATGATCCAGGGCGAGCAATATTACCTCAAGACCGGCTTCTCCTCGGGCTATGGCTTCGATGGCCTGGTGGTCGGCCTGCTGTCGCGCGGCTCGGCGATAGGTGTGCTGGCCGGGGCGCTGTTCTTCGGCTTCCTGCGGTCGGGCGGCATCTCCATGGAGATCATGGCCCAAGTGCCTGCCGCGCTTACTCTTGTAATCCAGGGCTTGATCGTCATTGCCGTCGCCGGTTCGGTGATCCTCTCCGAACGGCTTGCCGGGGAGGCCAAGTGA
- a CDS encoding BMP family protein, with translation MLHVDRRRFLTGTAAAAGVTFAGSWALPARAAGPLTVGVLIPGSKSDKGWMESGYDGLKAVEKKLGDKVKISFIENVKFGEMEQVLVALAGKNELIIGVGGQTQASVMKVAPRFAKKKFAIVGGNADPNKPANVSGYDVRQAEIGFVAGAAAAMLSKNGAVSYVGGLEIPAIVNTGKEFGNGAKYINPGIKYFENYTGDFDDVAKSKEATLAAIAQGADVHYHILNLGLRGMEQAAREKGTKIIGSYTDRCGTDPLYIAYSITGVGYQVEYAIEQAVAGTWKPEFKPFGLAMGPKSSDMIICGGGTPAMLAKLDEIKKDLLSGKIKVLDA, from the coding sequence ATGCTTCACGTTGATCGCCGCCGTTTTCTCACCGGCACCGCCGCCGCCGCTGGTGTCACCTTTGCCGGTAGCTGGGCCCTGCCCGCCCGTGCCGCCGGCCCACTCACCGTGGGTGTGCTGATCCCTGGCTCGAAGTCCGACAAGGGCTGGATGGAATCGGGCTATGACGGCCTCAAGGCCGTGGAAAAGAAGCTCGGCGACAAGGTGAAGATCAGCTTCATCGAAAACGTGAAATTCGGCGAAATGGAGCAAGTGCTGGTCGCGCTTGCCGGCAAGAACGAGTTGATCATCGGCGTCGGCGGTCAGACCCAGGCTTCCGTGATGAAGGTGGCGCCCCGTTTTGCCAAGAAGAAGTTCGCCATCGTCGGCGGCAATGCCGATCCGAACAAGCCGGCCAATGTTTCCGGTTATGATGTGCGCCAAGCCGAGATCGGCTTCGTCGCCGGTGCCGCCGCCGCCATGCTGTCAAAGAACGGTGCCGTCTCCTATGTCGGTGGCCTGGAAATCCCCGCCATCGTCAACACCGGCAAGGAATTCGGCAACGGCGCCAAGTATATCAACCCCGGCATCAAGTATTTCGAGAACTACACCGGCGACTTCGACGACGTGGCGAAGTCCAAGGAAGCGACTTTGGCCGCCATCGCCCAGGGTGCCGATGTGCATTACCACATCCTCAATCTCGGCCTGCGCGGCATGGAACAGGCGGCGCGCGAGAAGGGCACCAAGATCATCGGCAGCTATACCGACCGCTGCGGCACCGATCCGCTCTATATCGCCTACTCGATCACCGGTGTCGGCTATCAGGTCGAATACGCCATCGAGCAGGCTGTCGCCGGCACCTGGAAGCCGGAATTCAAGCCCTTCGGCCTTGCCATGGGCCCGAAATCTTCCGACATGATCATCTGCGGCGGCGGCACGCCGGCAATGCTGGCCAAGCTGGACGAGATCAAGAAGGACCTGCTTTCGGGCAAGATCAAGGTGCTCGACGCCTGA